One part of the Actinomyces howellii genome encodes these proteins:
- a CDS encoding FAD-dependent oxidoreductase, whose protein sequence is MKIIIVGGVAGGATAAARIRRLDETAEILLIDKGEYLSYASCGLPYYVGGAIARRDALFVSSKEAIEATYAVDVRDLSLAKALDPGARTLTVKDLRTDEVYTERYDKLILATGSSPVVPALTGLGADNVFTLWTVPDADRVKDFVERRSPRRAVVVGAGLIGLEMVDNLMALGLEVTVVDKEGQVLAPLDGDMARLVENHLVSRGVDLRLGAGLSDIDEDGGRVRLDDGTSVETDMVVLSLGARPNSELARDAGLSVGERGHVLVDAELRTSDPDVYAVGDVTEGAEPILGGTHAVALAGPANRQGRAVAAAVLGREPEPYRGTIGTSVLRVLDLTAAWTGWSEKALEDAGKVLGTDFHVALVHPMSHAGYYPGASALTLKVVVDSSGVVLGAQAVGSEGVDKRIDTIAATIRLGGSADDLASLELAYAPPFSSAKDPVNVAGCVAQDVLAGLTRPVLYRQWRADPGAWTLLDVREDAEVAVGAIPGSVHVPLAQLRERLDELDPRTPYLVYCAVGLRGYVAERILTGHGFQAANLAGGYRTWCDLGPRDDEGGQEAAQATQSTTEAAASEAGTATDAAADPATDPVTDAAGAGAVPAPAGTVIPLDVCGMSCPGPIVEVARAVAGLAEGESLRVVATDPGFARDIAAWAQTTGNTLVSKDVEAGRCTAVIRKDGAASQPSERPDGDREAGATGGREKTIIVFDGDLDRALAAFVIANGAAAMGDRVNMFFTFWGLSVIRRPERPRTPKDAVSRAFAEMLPRGAGRLGLSRMNMGGTGAAMMRRVMRAKGVASLEELIASAQEAGVRLTACQMSMDIMGITAAELIDGVEIGGVATMLNDNDRSNMNLFI, encoded by the coding sequence GTGAAGATCATCATCGTCGGAGGCGTGGCCGGTGGAGCCACGGCGGCCGCCCGTATCCGCAGGCTGGACGAGACGGCCGAGATCCTGCTCATCGACAAGGGCGAGTACCTGTCCTACGCCAGCTGCGGCCTGCCGTACTACGTCGGAGGGGCCATCGCACGGCGCGACGCCCTGTTCGTGTCCTCCAAGGAGGCGATCGAGGCGACCTACGCCGTCGACGTGCGTGACCTCAGCCTCGCCAAGGCCCTTGACCCGGGGGCGCGCACGCTGACCGTCAAGGACCTGCGCACCGATGAGGTGTACACCGAGCGCTACGACAAGCTCATCCTGGCTACCGGCTCCTCCCCGGTCGTCCCGGCGCTGACGGGGCTGGGAGCGGACAACGTCTTCACGTTGTGGACCGTCCCGGACGCCGACCGGGTCAAGGACTTCGTCGAGCGCCGCTCGCCGCGTCGCGCGGTGGTCGTGGGTGCGGGCCTCATCGGCCTGGAGATGGTGGACAACCTCATGGCGCTGGGCCTCGAGGTCACGGTCGTGGACAAGGAGGGGCAGGTGCTCGCGCCTCTGGACGGTGACATGGCCCGCCTCGTCGAGAACCACCTGGTGAGCCGGGGCGTCGACCTGCGGCTCGGTGCGGGGCTGAGCGACATCGACGAGGACGGCGGTCGCGTGCGGCTCGACGACGGCACCTCGGTCGAGACCGACATGGTGGTCCTCAGCCTGGGGGCGAGGCCCAACTCCGAGCTGGCCAGGGACGCGGGGCTGAGCGTCGGTGAGCGGGGGCACGTCCTCGTCGACGCCGAGCTGCGGACCTCCGACCCCGATGTCTACGCCGTCGGGGACGTGACCGAGGGCGCCGAGCCGATCCTGGGCGGCACCCACGCGGTCGCCCTGGCCGGCCCCGCGAACCGCCAGGGCCGGGCCGTGGCCGCGGCGGTGCTGGGGCGTGAGCCCGAGCCCTACCGCGGCACGATCGGTACCTCGGTGCTCAGGGTCCTCGACCTGACGGCGGCCTGGACCGGGTGGAGCGAGAAGGCGCTCGAAGACGCGGGCAAGGTGCTCGGCACCGACTTCCACGTCGCGCTCGTCCACCCGATGAGCCACGCGGGCTACTACCCGGGTGCCAGCGCCCTCACCCTCAAGGTGGTCGTCGACTCCTCCGGAGTGGTATTGGGCGCCCAGGCCGTCGGCTCCGAGGGGGTCGACAAGCGCATCGACACGATCGCCGCGACGATCCGCCTGGGAGGGAGCGCCGATGACCTCGCCTCCCTCGAGCTGGCCTACGCCCCGCCCTTCTCCAGCGCCAAGGACCCGGTCAACGTCGCCGGGTGCGTCGCGCAGGACGTTCTGGCGGGCCTGACCCGTCCGGTCCTGTATCGCCAGTGGCGGGCCGATCCCGGGGCCTGGACCCTGCTCGACGTGCGCGAGGACGCCGAGGTGGCCGTCGGTGCGATCCCGGGATCGGTGCACGTCCCGCTGGCCCAGCTGCGCGAGCGCCTCGACGAGCTTGACCCGCGGACCCCCTACCTCGTCTACTGCGCTGTGGGCCTGCGAGGCTATGTCGCCGAGCGGATCCTGACCGGCCACGGGTTCCAGGCCGCCAACCTCGCCGGCGGGTACCGCACCTGGTGCGACCTGGGGCCCCGGGACGACGAGGGGGGACAGGAGGCTGCGCAGGCGACGCAGAGCACGACCGAAGCCGCGGCCTCCGAGGCAGGGACAGCCACCGACGCGGCCGCCGATCCAGCCACCGACCCAGTCACCGACGCGGCCGGCGCCGGTGCCGTCCCGGCTCCTGCCGGGACGGTCATCCCTCTCGATGTGTGCGGGATGAGCTGTCCCGGCCCGATCGTCGAGGTCGCCCGCGCCGTCGCAGGCCTGGCAGAGGGTGAGTCCCTGCGGGTCGTGGCCACCGACCCCGGTTTCGCCCGCGACATCGCCGCCTGGGCGCAGACCACCGGCAACACCCTCGTGTCCAAGGACGTCGAGGCGGGCCGCTGCACGGCCGTCATCCGCAAGGACGGGGCCGCCTCGCAGCCCTCGGAGCGGCCGGACGGTGACCGGGAGGCAGGCGCGACCGGGGGCCGGGAGAAGACGATCATCGTCTTCGACGGTGACCTCGACCGTGCCCTGGCCGCCTTCGTCATCGCCAACGGGGCGGCGGCCATGGGCGACAGGGTCAACATGTTCTTCACCTTCTGGGGACTGTCGGTCATCCGGCGCCCCGAGCGCCCCCGCACACCCAAGGACGCGGTGTCCCGGGCTTTCGCCGAGATGCTCCCGCGGGGCGCGGGCAGGCTCGGGCTGTCGAGGATGAACATGGGGGGCACCGGCGCGGCCATGATGCGCCGGGTCATGCGGGCCAAGGGAGTCGCCAGCCTCGAGGAGCTCATCGCGTCGGCGCAGGAGGCCGGGGTGCGTCTGACCGCCTGCCAGATGAGCATGGACATCATGGGGATCACGGCCGCTGAGCTCATCGACGGCGTCGAGATCGGGGGAGTGGCCACGATGCTCAACGACAACGACCGCTCGAACATGAACCTGTTCATCTGA
- the brxL gene encoding BREX system Lon protease-like protein BrxL, whose amino-acid sequence MTNSELSAHEPGPVEAPRASQCPTASTPSELDRKIAAAFPGVVVRKDLVKAVKGNAIVPTYVLEYLLGQYAATDDEATIRTGIEQVRSILRDHYVHRGENRLVQSRIREKGRHRIIDKVSVSLNERQDIYEAEFSNLGISRVEIGADTVRDHPKLLTGGVWCICDIVYAHSGDPKEVPWRLHSLKPIQLSRLDLQSYTDTREQFTTEEWIDLLIQSIGFNPEMLGARTKLLHLVRLVPFVERNYNLIELGPKGTGKSHIYSEFSPHGMLISGGEVTVPKLFVNNANGRIGLVGYWDCVAFDEFAGRKKRADRALVDIMKNYMANKSFSRGVETLGAEASMVFVGNTAHSVPYMLKNSDLFDELPEQYHDPAFLDRIHSYVPGWEFEQIRGEMFSTGYGFVVDYLAEVLKSQRDLDYSDHYQEYLNLSEDISTRDRDGIHKTFSGLMKLIHPSGQAGADEIEALLRVAIEGRKRVKDQLVRIDGTMTPVRFGYSTVHGWQEVGTLEEEEYPELYHRHGVVDHDDTVENVRSREAVGTRGAAEPEGDRVTREPQKTASDLREGPMFFAEGRRGFSYDRFFGPYLRGATRIKIVDPYIRQPHQARNLIELIETIAKVTDRAAEVAVHLTTKADATPEHARKQAENLETIRDNAAVAGIAFEYAFKDSIHDRSIATDTGWLIVLGRGLDVFQPFDTSWFDLRLRQQVYRQVKEFTITYVRSSDAPKAGTDSD is encoded by the coding sequence ATGACCAACTCAGAGCTGTCCGCTCATGAGCCCGGACCTGTGGAGGCGCCACGCGCCAGCCAGTGTCCGACCGCCAGCACGCCATCGGAGCTGGACCGTAAGATCGCAGCTGCCTTCCCCGGTGTCGTCGTCCGAAAAGACCTCGTCAAGGCCGTGAAGGGCAATGCCATCGTGCCCACCTACGTGCTGGAGTACCTCCTGGGGCAGTACGCGGCCACCGATGACGAGGCGACCATTCGCACCGGCATCGAACAGGTGCGCTCCATCCTCCGCGACCACTACGTCCACCGCGGTGAGAACCGGCTGGTCCAGTCCCGCATTCGTGAGAAGGGGCGGCACCGCATCATCGACAAGGTCTCCGTCTCCCTCAATGAGCGCCAGGACATCTACGAGGCCGAGTTCTCCAACCTCGGCATCTCCCGGGTCGAGATCGGTGCCGACACGGTGCGGGACCATCCCAAGCTCCTTACCGGTGGCGTGTGGTGCATCTGCGACATCGTCTACGCACACTCCGGGGACCCGAAGGAGGTCCCCTGGCGACTTCACTCCCTCAAACCCATCCAACTCTCCCGACTCGACCTCCAGTCCTACACCGACACGCGCGAGCAGTTCACCACCGAGGAGTGGATCGACCTGCTCATCCAGTCCATCGGCTTCAACCCCGAGATGCTCGGCGCCCGCACCAAGCTCCTCCACCTCGTGCGCCTCGTCCCCTTCGTCGAACGAAACTACAACCTCATCGAGCTCGGTCCCAAGGGAACCGGTAAGTCCCACATCTACTCCGAGTTCTCCCCGCACGGGATGCTGATCTCCGGGGGAGAGGTGACGGTACCCAAGCTCTTTGTCAACAACGCGAACGGGAGGATCGGGCTCGTCGGATACTGGGACTGCGTCGCCTTCGACGAGTTCGCCGGCCGCAAGAAGCGGGCGGACCGGGCGCTCGTCGACATCATGAAGAACTACATGGCCAACAAGTCGTTCTCCCGCGGTGTCGAGACCCTCGGTGCTGAGGCCTCGATGGTCTTCGTGGGAAACACTGCCCACTCCGTACCCTATATGCTCAAGAACTCCGACCTGTTCGACGAGCTCCCCGAACAGTATCACGATCCCGCTTTCCTCGACCGCATCCACAGCTACGTGCCGGGGTGGGAGTTCGAGCAGATTCGCGGCGAGATGTTCTCCACCGGCTACGGCTTCGTCGTCGACTACCTGGCAGAGGTCCTCAAGTCTCAGCGCGACCTTGACTACTCCGACCACTACCAGGAGTACCTCAATCTCTCCGAGGACATCTCCACTCGCGACCGGGACGGTATTCACAAGACCTTTTCCGGGCTGATGAAGCTCATCCACCCCTCCGGACAAGCCGGAGCGGACGAGATCGAGGCGCTCCTGAGGGTGGCCATCGAGGGCCGCAAGCGAGTCAAGGACCAGCTCGTGCGCATCGACGGGACCATGACCCCGGTGCGTTTCGGCTACAGCACCGTCCATGGTTGGCAGGAGGTCGGCACTCTTGAGGAGGAGGAGTATCCCGAGCTGTACCACCGACATGGTGTTGTCGATCATGACGACACCGTTGAGAACGTGCGCTCACGTGAGGCTGTGGGTACCCGCGGCGCTGCCGAGCCTGAGGGTGACAGGGTGACCCGAGAGCCACAGAAGACGGCTTCTGACTTGCGGGAGGGTCCTATGTTTTTTGCTGAGGGGCGACGAGGGTTCAGTTACGACCGTTTCTTCGGCCCGTACCTGCGCGGAGCGACACGCATCAAGATTGTCGACCCGTACATCAGGCAGCCGCACCAGGCGCGCAACCTCATTGAGCTTATTGAGACGATCGCTAAGGTGACCGACCGTGCGGCCGAAGTCGCCGTACATCTGACCACGAAGGCGGACGCGACTCCGGAGCACGCACGCAAGCAGGCGGAGAACCTCGAGACGATCCGTGACAACGCGGCGGTGGCCGGAATCGCCTTCGAATATGCCTTCAAGGACTCGATCCACGACCGCTCCATCGCCACTGATACCGGGTGGCTGATCGTGCTCGGGAGGGGCCTTGACGTATTCCAGCCCTTTGACACGAGTTGGTTCGATCTCCGTCTGCGCCAGCAGGTCTACCGCCAGGTCAAAGAGTTCACCATCACCTATGTCCGTAGCAGCGATGCCCCGAAGGCCGGGACAGACTCTGACTAG
- the pglZ gene encoding BREX-1 system phosphatase PglZ type A, which translates to MSPLSTIEHQLRERFARPGEAGRVVLWSDPEGRYEDSVTELVPRGTTILRVDNNEFAIKREIFATSPTCKFLIYRRGPEPQTPTDNWLLDLELAYGVFTADHVSLVVQELGGGSAMRDVVEQYPRFFESRRRQQALKSRLRPDDDATDIAASMVAVLLGTEDRSLDALWRALLAENAEGRSTGIDEITRLGLDTFHWEGTRHIYGYSEATPTVDDFVLWLFQRAWEGFAPTSPERADEYRNIRRDFSTWRHDLRFADTYRALASHAADELGIADRVTALELGDLLPRTTFPEVDREIAQRLAQGVECRTLSDKQVQEAVQRRTESIWYHDVQHVYEALAAASTLLSLTSTGSWDMSSPSEGVERYAQEWYAVDQAYRRFHRHLDQADTDLTAGLDQLRALVERAYLDDYLDPLGRSWKQQVSTMERWEISDIPSAQSFFSSKVNAIWLSKGHKVAVIVSDALRYEVAEELGRRIRQEDRFTAALTPMLSRLPSYTQLGMASLLPHEALTFTDRAAVEVDGAPSDGTGNRAAILAAVGGTAVQAKDLLSMRSAEARDLVKSHQLLYVFHNQIDATGEKQPTETDTFRACDDAIAELIKVMKKLVNANVNNILVTADHGFLYQDTPLSERDFLSVKPHGDALLSVNHRFVLGRGLKRDQAFTTFTSAQLGMTGDIEVQVPASVHRLRAAGSGVRYVHGGASLQEVVIPVLAVNKRRTSDIRQVSVRIMPETDRITTGQITVMLYQQEPVTEKVKARRLIAGLYAGETLISDEVAIDCSQTSPEGRDRFFPVTLVLSKEADAYNGKEIELRLYEPVSVSQRRPYPDRARFTLVRTFTSDFGTDFDF; encoded by the coding sequence ATGAGCCCCTTGTCCACCATCGAGCACCAGCTGCGGGAGCGCTTCGCCCGCCCTGGTGAGGCCGGGCGCGTCGTCCTGTGGTCCGATCCGGAAGGCCGGTATGAGGACTCCGTCACGGAGCTCGTGCCCCGCGGTACCACCATCCTGCGTGTCGACAACAATGAGTTCGCCATCAAGAGAGAGATCTTCGCCACGAGCCCCACGTGCAAGTTCCTCATCTACCGGCGTGGTCCCGAGCCGCAGACCCCGACGGACAACTGGCTGCTCGACCTGGAGCTCGCCTACGGCGTCTTCACCGCGGACCACGTCTCGCTCGTGGTGCAGGAGCTCGGGGGTGGCTCAGCGATGCGAGACGTCGTCGAGCAGTACCCACGTTTCTTTGAGAGCCGACGGCGCCAGCAGGCGCTCAAAAGCCGGCTGCGCCCGGACGACGACGCCACCGACATCGCTGCCTCAATGGTCGCTGTGCTCCTGGGCACAGAGGACCGCTCGCTAGACGCACTATGGCGGGCGTTGCTCGCCGAGAACGCTGAGGGCAGGTCCACCGGTATTGATGAGATCACCCGCCTTGGGCTCGACACCTTCCACTGGGAAGGGACCCGCCACATCTACGGGTACAGTGAAGCGACCCCGACCGTGGATGACTTCGTGCTGTGGCTCTTCCAGCGAGCCTGGGAGGGATTCGCTCCCACCAGCCCGGAGCGAGCCGACGAGTACCGCAACATTCGCCGAGACTTCAGCACCTGGCGCCACGATCTGCGTTTCGCGGACACCTACCGGGCCCTCGCCTCACACGCGGCCGATGAGCTTGGAATCGCCGATCGCGTGACCGCCCTGGAGCTGGGTGACCTCCTACCGCGCACGACCTTCCCGGAGGTGGACCGGGAGATCGCCCAGCGGCTCGCTCAGGGGGTTGAGTGCCGCACCCTGTCGGACAAGCAGGTGCAGGAGGCTGTACAACGACGCACCGAGTCGATCTGGTACCACGACGTCCAGCATGTCTACGAGGCGCTCGCCGCCGCCTCCACCCTGCTGTCACTCACCAGCACCGGCTCCTGGGACATGTCCTCACCCTCCGAAGGCGTCGAGCGCTATGCACAGGAGTGGTACGCCGTCGACCAGGCCTACCGACGCTTCCACAGGCACCTGGACCAAGCAGACACCGACCTTACTGCGGGCCTCGACCAGCTGAGGGCTCTTGTCGAGCGCGCCTACCTCGACGACTACCTCGATCCTCTTGGCCGATCATGGAAGCAGCAGGTGAGCACGATGGAGCGATGGGAGATCTCTGACATCCCATCAGCCCAGTCCTTCTTCTCTTCGAAGGTGAATGCTATTTGGCTGAGTAAAGGACACAAGGTCGCCGTGATCGTCTCCGACGCACTGCGCTACGAGGTTGCCGAGGAGCTCGGCCGACGCATCCGTCAGGAGGACCGCTTCACGGCCGCTCTCACCCCCATGCTCTCCCGCCTGCCCTCCTATACCCAGCTGGGCATGGCCTCTCTCCTGCCGCACGAGGCTCTCACTTTCACCGACAGGGCGGCAGTCGAGGTCGACGGCGCCCCCAGTGACGGTACCGGCAACCGCGCCGCGATCCTTGCCGCCGTCGGCGGAACCGCTGTCCAGGCAAAGGACCTTTTGAGCATGCGCTCGGCTGAGGCTCGAGACCTGGTCAAGTCTCACCAACTGCTCTACGTCTTCCACAACCAGATCGACGCCACCGGAGAGAAGCAACCGACAGAGACCGACACCTTCCGTGCCTGTGACGACGCCATCGCTGAGCTCATCAAGGTCATGAAGAAGCTCGTCAACGCCAACGTCAACAACATCCTCGTCACCGCTGACCACGGCTTCCTCTATCAGGACACGCCCCTGTCCGAGCGCGACTTCCTCTCGGTCAAGCCCCACGGCGACGCCCTCCTGAGTGTCAACCACCGCTTCGTCCTGGGGCGCGGTCTCAAGCGTGACCAGGCCTTTACCACATTCACCTCGGCCCAACTCGGGATGACCGGAGACATCGAGGTTCAGGTGCCTGCCTCGGTCCACCGCCTCCGTGCGGCGGGATCGGGTGTGCGCTACGTCCATGGTGGAGCGTCTTTGCAGGAGGTCGTCATCCCTGTCCTTGCGGTCAACAAGCGCCGCACCTCGGACATCCGGCAGGTGTCCGTGAGAATCATGCCCGAGACCGACCGCATCACCACCGGACAGATCACGGTCATGCTCTACCAGCAGGAACCGGTGACAGAGAAGGTCAAGGCGAGGCGCCTCATTGCCGGTCTCTATGCCGGTGAGACCCTCATCTCCGACGAGGTCGCCATCGACTGCTCGCAGACCTCCCCGGAGGGGCGTGACCGCTTCTTTCCCGTCACCCTCGTGCTGAGCAAGGAGGCGGACGCCTACAACGGCAAGGAGATCGAGCTCAGACTGTACGAGCCGGTGAGCGTCTCCCAGCGCCGCCCCTACCCCGACAGGGCGCGATTCACACTGGTACGCACCTTCACGAGCGACTTCGGCACCGACTTCGACTTCTAG
- a CDS encoding AlbA family DNA-binding domain-containing protein, producing the protein MSGYLTLGPDGRVTDREGKTLELKRDLSSPGGPLRTIVAFANSAGGRLVIGVEDNGTVVGVADPLAEEERVASLISDHISPQLVPAIDFLTLDGRTVLVVDVPLSTRRPHYLTRQGPETGVYVRLGSTTRQADPALVAELERNARGVAFEDLAEPRASLDDLDLASLSELRGRPTDVDDLLALGLAVRHGTGIVPTNAGILAACPDPTRFQPSAWVQCGRLRGPHGTDIFDQTEIHGPMPLAVEQVMSFLLKHAYKTAIFGEVRRRDVYSIPVEPIREVIVNALVHASYAERGTPIRVGFYDDRIQVDSPGLLLPGMTVETMHRVSRLRNPALARIFREAGIMEQWGTGVQRVFAQVAEAGLPEPVIEEVQDRVRVTIYVPSHDPGQVGEQVSKSSEQVSKSSEQVMVVLTAADTPRSRSELLAAIGLADAYGNYRRHLLPLIEKGYLARTIPDKPNSRLQRYRLTDTGRAHLDSISGDAE; encoded by the coding sequence ATGAGCGGCTACCTCACTCTCGGGCCGGACGGGCGGGTCACGGACCGGGAGGGCAAGACCCTGGAGCTGAAGCGGGACCTGTCGTCGCCCGGAGGACCGCTGAGGACGATCGTCGCCTTCGCGAACTCGGCGGGCGGGCGACTCGTCATCGGGGTTGAGGACAACGGCACCGTCGTCGGCGTCGCCGACCCCCTAGCCGAGGAGGAGCGTGTCGCCAGCCTCATCAGTGACCACATCTCACCCCAGCTCGTCCCAGCCATCGACTTCCTCACGCTTGACGGTAGGACCGTCCTCGTCGTCGACGTGCCGCTGAGCACCCGCCGCCCCCACTACCTCACCCGGCAGGGTCCGGAGACGGGCGTCTACGTGCGTCTGGGCTCCACCACCCGCCAAGCTGACCCGGCACTGGTCGCCGAGCTCGAGCGCAACGCCCGCGGCGTCGCCTTCGAGGACCTAGCCGAGCCCCGCGCCAGCCTCGATGACCTGGACCTCGCCTCCCTGTCCGAGCTGCGCGGACGGCCGACAGACGTCGACGACCTCCTCGCGCTCGGGCTTGCCGTGAGGCACGGGACTGGGATCGTCCCCACGAACGCAGGCATCCTTGCCGCCTGCCCGGACCCCACCCGCTTTCAGCCCTCGGCCTGGGTCCAGTGCGGACGCCTGCGCGGACCCCACGGCACCGACATCTTCGACCAGACAGAGATCCACGGTCCCATGCCGCTGGCCGTGGAGCAGGTCATGAGCTTCCTCCTCAAGCACGCCTACAAGACCGCGATCTTCGGTGAGGTTCGCCGCCGGGACGTCTACTCCATCCCCGTCGAGCCGATCCGCGAGGTCATCGTCAACGCCCTTGTTCACGCCTCCTACGCCGAGCGCGGCACGCCCATCCGCGTCGGCTTCTACGACGACCGTATCCAGGTGGACAGCCCAGGCCTTCTGTTGCCCGGTATGACCGTCGAGACCATGCACCGGGTCTCGCGACTGCGCAACCCGGCGCTAGCGCGCATCTTCCGTGAGGCCGGGATCATGGAGCAGTGGGGCACCGGCGTGCAGCGGGTCTTTGCGCAGGTCGCGGAGGCCGGACTCCCCGAACCCGTCATTGAGGAGGTCCAGGACCGGGTACGGGTGACGATCTACGTGCCTAGCCACGACCCAGGCCAGGTGGGTGAGCAAGTGAGCAAGTCGAGTGAGCAAGTGAGCAAGTCGAGTGAGCAAGTCATGGTGGTCCTCACAGCCGCCGACACTCCCCGATCTCGTTCCGAGCTGCTCGCCGCCATCGGGCTCGCCGACGCCTATGGGAACTACCGCCGTCATCTGCTCCCCCTCATCGAGAAGGGGTACCTCGCCCGGACGATCCCCGACAAGCCCAACAGTCGCCTACAGCGCTACCGCCTCACCGACACCGGCCGTGCCCACCTCGACAGCATCTCTGGAGACGCCGAATGA
- a CDS encoding Shedu immune nuclease family protein codes for MITFFESGNELILRYSSEYSPVEWVDSRLKEKGRICFKKVFSVGRDDVFEGFRDANIEDVDFDGEEVDGFRDFRIGVVDGDYWRVRADVLGLEYDLLLARSMELTQNMFVAERNISVFCKIEHVSQRQVVIGGERSDAFPEEDFRALLKQFPTSTECRLYVDARVGKVVKEYYEKAGEAEERLQRHLDAKSALRSSKKRVPLVVSEIELEKFEFVRGRFAEMLADAEAYSEREWQSEVARLFCLIFPRYVCVLEGVKVAERFSHPGKSVRREVDMVLVDSSGVIDILEIKKPFVDCLMSRGRYRDNYVPKRELAGAVVQCEKYLFYLNCGGASSERAVQERLDAELSNAPRVRIVNPQAYILAGRDDNLTTEQKFDFEFTRRGGRGVVDIITYDDLLRRLDTMIDALRVRVVSSQGRDDARTKGVAT; via the coding sequence ATGATCACCTTCTTCGAGTCAGGGAACGAACTGATACTGCGCTACTCCTCTGAGTACTCGCCGGTAGAGTGGGTTGATAGTCGCTTGAAGGAGAAGGGGCGAATCTGCTTCAAGAAAGTATTTTCAGTTGGTCGCGATGACGTCTTCGAGGGTTTTCGCGACGCCAACATCGAGGACGTTGACTTTGATGGCGAGGAGGTCGATGGCTTCAGGGATTTCCGCATCGGTGTAGTGGACGGAGACTATTGGCGCGTCCGCGCGGATGTTCTAGGTCTCGAATATGACCTGCTTCTCGCGCGCTCCATGGAACTGACACAAAACATGTTCGTCGCAGAACGAAATATCTCTGTGTTCTGTAAAATCGAACATGTGTCGCAGCGTCAGGTTGTGATTGGTGGTGAACGATCGGACGCCTTTCCGGAAGAGGACTTTCGAGCGCTCCTCAAGCAGTTTCCCACCTCGACCGAGTGCCGACTGTACGTGGATGCCAGAGTGGGAAAGGTTGTCAAGGAGTACTACGAGAAGGCTGGTGAGGCAGAGGAGAGGCTCCAGCGGCACCTGGATGCTAAGAGCGCTCTCCGTTCCTCTAAAAAACGCGTTCCGCTTGTCGTCAGTGAGATCGAGCTGGAAAAGTTTGAGTTTGTCCGCGGCCGATTCGCTGAAATGTTAGCGGATGCCGAGGCGTACTCTGAGCGTGAATGGCAGAGCGAGGTGGCGCGGTTATTCTGCCTGATTTTCCCTAGGTATGTTTGTGTGCTGGAAGGCGTGAAAGTCGCAGAGAGATTCTCGCATCCGGGTAAGAGTGTCCGTCGCGAGGTGGACATGGTGCTCGTAGACTCTAGTGGGGTGATTGACATCCTTGAGATCAAGAAGCCTTTTGTCGACTGCCTCATGTCTCGAGGTCGCTACCGCGACAACTATGTGCCCAAGAGAGAGTTGGCGGGAGCCGTTGTCCAGTGTGAGAAGTACCTGTTCTACCTCAACTGCGGTGGAGCCAGTTCAGAGAGGGCGGTTCAGGAAAGGCTTGACGCCGAACTGTCGAACGCCCCTCGAGTCAGGATTGTTAATCCGCAGGCATATATTCTGGCGGGTCGTGATGACAATTTGACGACTGAGCAAAAGTTTGACTTTGAGTTTACTCGTAGAGGCGGTAGGGGTGTCGTAGACATCATCACCTATGATGACTTGCTGCGACGCCTGGATACCATGATTGATGCCCTCCGTGTACGTGTGGTGAGTTCGCAGGGGCGCGACGATGCGCGAACCAAAGGCGTCGCGACATGA